The Faecalibacter sp. LW9 genome has a segment encoding these proteins:
- a CDS encoding WG repeat-containing protein: MKITIKDIDQYDELIHNENTRFDEVTTFDRNGLAPVSIENKVGLINPLGEVVIPFEYESIANSTVNAYSVSKDGKWGFITKNHHVLIPIEYDLVSDFIENVCAVKLNGKWGFIDLLNQIVISLQYDGCTDFRAGYAGVVMDEKWGLINTSNELIIDYHYEYLTPVDENFITFGQATDLKVERPDILAYFPYMLSKENYLMNFGLITIDNQMILEPISELPILESFEGNPVIRKNYQLGYLKGMKEFIPFEQFTIDPYEEKILKQINVMK; the protein is encoded by the coding sequence ATGAAGATTACGATAAAAGATATTGATCAATATGATGAATTAATCCATAACGAAAATACTCGTTTTGATGAGGTAACAACTTTTGATCGAAATGGTTTAGCACCCGTAAGCATTGAGAATAAAGTAGGTTTAATCAATCCTTTAGGTGAAGTAGTGATCCCTTTTGAATATGAGTCTATTGCGAATTCTACTGTAAATGCTTATAGTGTTTCAAAAGATGGGAAATGGGGCTTTATCACAAAAAATCATCACGTTTTAATTCCAATAGAATACGATTTAGTATCCGATTTTATTGAAAACGTCTGTGCTGTCAAATTGAATGGGAAATGGGGATTTATCGATTTGTTGAATCAAATCGTCATTTCATTGCAGTATGATGGATGTACTGATTTTCGTGCTGGATATGCAGGGGTAGTTATGGATGAAAAATGGGGATTAATCAATACATCAAATGAATTGATTATTGATTATCACTATGAATACCTTACACCAGTAGACGAAAATTTTATCACATTTGGTCAAGCGACCGATTTAAAAGTTGAACGTCCTGATATATTAGCATATTTTCCTTACATGTTATCCAAAGAAAATTATTTGATGAATTTTGGTTTAATTACCATCGATAATCAAATGATATTGGAGCCAATTTCTGAATTACCTATTTTAGAGAGTTTCGAAGGAAATCCTGTAATCCGTAAAAATTATCAATTGGGCTATTTAAAAGGAATGAAAGAATTTATTCCATTTGAACAATTTACGATTGATCCTTACGAAGAGAAGATCTTAAAACAAATCAATGTGATGAAATAA
- the prmC gene encoding peptide chain release factor N(5)-glutamine methyltransferase, whose protein sequence is MYLCPMTIKGIQDRLYTELASLYDKDEIQAIFRFYVEIRFNILDSFWFNDDTKEFESPFLEADIEALKQGKPVQQVVGYAFFYDYFFKVNEHTLIPRPETEELIYLITEKYPKEASLKIIDFGTGTGCIPITLSKLFPNAEIFAVDVSEEALEVAKFNNDYHDTNVHFIHQDMLKDFDYGQTFDLIISNPPYIRELEKSEMHQNVLDHEPHLALFVSNEDPLLFYRRVSEIGLNHLKPNGKLFCEINQYLGEETKHMFLENYSNAEIHKDISGNDRIAEVWF, encoded by the coding sequence ATGTATCTTTGTCCAATGACGATTAAAGGAATTCAAGACCGATTATATACTGAATTGGCTTCGCTTTATGATAAAGACGAAATTCAAGCCATTTTTAGATTTTATGTTGAAATACGATTCAATATATTAGATTCATTTTGGTTCAATGATGATACAAAAGAATTTGAATCCCCCTTTCTTGAAGCCGATATAGAAGCCTTAAAACAAGGAAAACCTGTTCAACAAGTGGTGGGTTATGCTTTCTTTTATGATTATTTCTTTAAAGTCAATGAACATACATTAATTCCTCGTCCCGAAACTGAAGAATTAATTTATTTGATCACTGAAAAATACCCCAAAGAAGCTTCATTAAAAATAATTGATTTTGGTACCGGAACAGGTTGTATCCCGATCACCTTATCCAAATTATTTCCAAATGCAGAAATATTTGCTGTAGATGTTTCAGAAGAAGCCTTAGAGGTGGCAAAATTTAACAATGATTATCATGACACAAACGTTCATTTTATTCATCAAGACATGTTAAAGGACTTTGATTATGGTCAAACGTTTGATTTGATTATATCTAATCCTCCATACATCCGTGAATTAGAAAAAAGCGAAATGCATCAAAATGTATTGGATCATGAACCCCATCTGGCATTATTTGTATCCAATGAAGATCCATTGTTGTTTTACCGTCGCGTTTCTGAAATTGGCTTAAACCATTTAAAACCTAATGGAAAGTTATTTTGTGAAATCAATCAATACCTCGGCGAAGAAACAAAACATATGTTTCTTGAAAATTATTCAAATGCTGAAATCCATAAGGACATCTCAGGAAATGATCGTATTGCAGAAGTTTGGTTTTAA
- the uvrA gene encoding excinuclease ABC subunit UvrA: protein MKKDISKLNPKEYILIKGAKLHNLKNIDLAIPKNKLIVITGMSGSGKSTLAFDTLYAEGQRRYVESLSSYARQFLGKLDKPQVDYIHGIAPAIAIQQKVNSTNPRSTVGTSTEIYDYLKLLYARIGKTYSPISGELVHKDSVTDVIDFMKSYPAESKFILRVPLNIPEERTFSEHLGILQQQGFTRLSVDDNPVKIEDLISFNFEPQPENKVHLVIDRISIPVDAEESFYHRLADSIETAFFEGKGEIELQILEENIKKVFSNKFEADGMIFNEPNTHFFSFNNPYGACPTCEGYGKVIGIDEDLVVPNKALSIYEDAVVAWKGEKMSEWKLHFMKFASSFDFPIHKPYFELTDEQKDILWRGQGKWEGLDGFFAMVEQNTYKIQYRVMLSRYRGKTTCPTCRGIRLRKETDYVKINDRSISQLVDLPLNELNDFFQSIVFSDFDRQVANRIIYEIGSRLQFLLDVGLDYLTLNRASNTLSGGESQRINLATSLGSSLVGSMYILDEPSIGLHSKDTERFVTILQRLRDLGNTVIVVEHDEDIMKAADYIIDIGPEAGTNGGHVVFEGTYEELLKADTLTAGYLNGKLEIEVPKKRIQPQNYLKVLGARENNLKNIDVKFPLNMLTVITGVSGSGKSTLMKEILTPALERHFEIFGNRIGEHDGLIGDLDRLKGIELIDQNPIGKSTRSNPVTYVKAYDDIRTLFANTKASKLNGFQAKHFSFNVDGGRCDTCKGDGTITIEMQFMADVELVCEECNGERFKKSVLEVKYEGLSISDVLNLTIDEAIEFFGQHQQKKIVDKIKPLQDVGLGYVKLGQSSSTLSGGEAQRVKLAYFLTKGETTDKTLFIFDEPSTGLHFHDIQKLIKALRALIDLGHSVFVIEHNMDIIKVADWVIDLGPEGGKKGGYLVVEGTPEDVAKVKESFTGQFLKDKL from the coding sequence ATGAAAAAAGATATCAGCAAATTAAATCCAAAGGAATATATACTGATTAAAGGAGCTAAGCTTCATAATCTTAAGAATATTGATTTAGCCATTCCTAAAAACAAATTAATTGTGATTACAGGGATGTCAGGATCCGGTAAATCGACTTTAGCATTTGATACACTTTATGCCGAAGGGCAAAGACGATATGTCGAAAGTTTATCTTCCTATGCACGTCAATTTTTAGGAAAATTAGATAAACCTCAAGTAGATTATATTCATGGAATTGCACCAGCAATCGCCATTCAGCAAAAAGTGAATTCTACCAATCCGCGTTCAACAGTAGGAACTTCAACCGAAATTTATGATTATCTGAAATTATTATACGCGCGAATAGGAAAAACATACTCACCAATTTCGGGTGAATTGGTTCATAAAGACTCAGTAACCGATGTGATTGATTTTATGAAATCATACCCTGCAGAATCAAAGTTCATATTACGTGTTCCATTAAATATTCCTGAAGAGCGTACTTTTTCAGAGCATTTAGGAATTTTACAACAGCAAGGATTTACTCGTTTGTCGGTGGATGATAATCCCGTTAAAATCGAAGATTTGATTTCGTTTAACTTTGAACCTCAACCGGAAAATAAAGTTCATCTTGTGATCGATCGTATTTCGATTCCTGTGGATGCTGAAGAATCTTTTTATCATCGCTTAGCTGATTCCATAGAAACTGCATTTTTCGAAGGGAAAGGTGAGATTGAACTCCAAATTTTAGAGGAAAATATTAAAAAAGTTTTTTCGAATAAATTTGAAGCGGATGGAATGATTTTTAATGAACCTAATACTCACTTCTTCAGTTTTAATAACCCTTATGGTGCCTGTCCAACATGCGAAGGTTATGGGAAGGTCATTGGAATTGATGAGGATTTGGTTGTTCCCAATAAAGCGCTTTCTATTTATGAAGATGCAGTTGTCGCATGGAAAGGAGAGAAGATGAGCGAATGGAAACTGCATTTTATGAAATTTGCATCCAGCTTCGATTTTCCAATACATAAGCCTTACTTTGAATTAACCGATGAGCAAAAAGATATTTTATGGCGAGGTCAAGGAAAATGGGAAGGATTGGATGGTTTCTTTGCCATGGTAGAGCAAAATACCTATAAGATTCAATACCGTGTGATGTTGTCCCGTTACCGTGGGAAAACGACATGTCCAACGTGTAGAGGGATACGATTACGTAAAGAAACAGATTATGTAAAAATTAATGATCGTTCAATTTCGCAATTGGTGGATTTACCTCTTAATGAGTTGAATGATTTTTTTCAATCAATTGTATTCTCAGATTTTGATCGTCAGGTCGCGAATCGTATTATTTATGAGATTGGTTCTCGTTTACAATTCTTATTGGATGTAGGTTTAGATTATTTAACCCTAAATCGTGCTTCTAATACTTTGTCGGGAGGAGAATCACAACGTATTAATTTAGCGACTTCATTGGGAAGTAGTTTAGTGGGTTCAATGTATATTTTGGATGAACCATCGATTGGTTTGCATTCAAAAGATACGGAGCGTTTTGTAACGATTTTACAGCGATTACGTGATTTAGGAAATACAGTAATTGTAGTAGAGCATGATGAAGATATCATGAAAGCTGCGGACTATATTATAGATATTGGTCCAGAAGCAGGTACTAATGGCGGACATGTTGTCTTTGAAGGTACTTATGAAGAATTATTGAAAGCGGATACGTTAACAGCAGGATATTTGAATGGAAAACTAGAAATTGAAGTTCCAAAGAAAAGAATTCAACCTCAAAATTATTTAAAAGTACTGGGTGCACGCGAAAATAATTTAAAAAACATTGACGTTAAGTTTCCTTTAAATATGCTTACGGTGATTACAGGAGTTTCGGGTTCAGGGAAATCTACACTGATGAAAGAAATTCTAACGCCTGCATTGGAACGTCACTTCGAAATATTTGGAAATCGAATAGGGGAACATGATGGATTAATTGGTGATCTAGACCGATTGAAAGGCATCGAATTAATTGATCAAAATCCGATTGGTAAATCAACACGATCTAATCCTGTCACCTATGTGAAAGCATATGATGATATCCGTACGCTATTTGCTAATACAAAAGCAAGTAAGCTGAATGGCTTCCAGGCAAAACATTTCTCTTTTAATGTGGATGGAGGGCGTTGCGATACATGTAAAGGTGATGGTACAATTACCATTGAAATGCAATTTATGGCTGATGTGGAATTAGTTTGTGAAGAATGTAATGGAGAACGATTCAAAAAGTCAGTATTGGAAGTGAAATATGAAGGTCTTTCCATTTCTGATGTATTGAACTTAACCATTGATGAGGCCATTGAATTCTTTGGTCAACATCAACAAAAAAAGATTGTGGATAAGATAAAACCTTTACAAGATGTTGGTCTAGGTTATGTTAAATTGGGACAATCATCAAGTACATTATCGGGTGGAGAAGCTCAGCGTGTAAAATTAGCTTACTTTTTAACGAAAGGGGAAACAACCGATAAAACGCTTTTTATTTTTGATGAGCCTTCAACAGGTTTGCATTTTCATGATATCCAAAAATTAATTAAAGCCTTACGAGCATTAATTGATTTAGGACATTCGGTATTTGTCATTGAACATAACATGGATATTATAAAAGTTGCCGATTGGGTGATTGATTTAGGTCCTGAAGGAGGTAAAAAAGGAGGTTACTTAGTGGTAGAGGGAACTCCAGAAGATGTAGCAAAAGTCAAAGAATCATTTACAGGTCAATTTTTAAAAGATAAATTATAA
- a CDS encoding GNAT family N-acetyltransferase, with amino-acid sequence MEYTIRKANREEAKTIADLMFFAMKDIVFDFIGEQNEEKSKQFLSELIAQENNQYSYQNSWILEFENQIAGSFTIYNGEQLDELRQPVLNLLKDKYDRVIHPQDETEAGEYYIDTIAIFPEFRGKGFGNSILDYIIEEFANKKGLTLGLLVDFTNPKAKKLYESKGFKVVGEKQLMSENHEHMQYKKGA; translated from the coding sequence ATGGAATATACAATACGAAAAGCAAACCGTGAGGAGGCTAAAACCATAGCCGATCTAATGTTTTTTGCCATGAAAGATATTGTCTTTGATTTTATCGGTGAGCAAAATGAAGAAAAATCAAAACAATTTTTAAGTGAATTAATTGCTCAAGAAAACAATCAATACAGTTATCAAAACAGTTGGATTTTAGAATTTGAAAATCAAATTGCTGGAAGTTTTACCATTTACAATGGGGAGCAATTGGATGAATTACGTCAACCTGTATTAAATCTCTTAAAAGACAAATATGATCGCGTTATACATCCACAAGATGAAACGGAAGCAGGTGAATATTACATCGATACCATCGCTATTTTTCCAGAATTCAGAGGAAAAGGTTTTGGAAATAGTATTTTGGATTATATCATTGAAGAATTCGCGAACAAAAAAGGATTGACTTTAGGGTTACTCGTCGATTTCACCAATCCCAAAGCAAAAAAATTGTATGAATCGAAAGGTTTTAAAGTGGTGGGCGAAAAACAACTGATGAGTGAAAATCATGAACATATGCAATATAAAAAAGGAGCATAG
- a CDS encoding TlpA disulfide reductase family protein — protein MKKNNQIILAVVVVIGLIAIMFTPIGTAIKNMIEGEDHLVAVRDENLSDSDFDIDLLGHNGASNSNLVDFKKSGEVVFINFWGSWCPPCVEEMPSIQKLYESKGQKVKFVLVAIQDKPKTFNAFLQKNGYTMPVYEPTSPISVNMMPHVFPTTYILNKKGEIVLKETKTRDWNDAEINTLLEKLIKE, from the coding sequence ATGAAAAAGAATAATCAAATCATTTTAGCTGTTGTTGTTGTAATAGGATTAATTGCGATCATGTTTACACCCATTGGGACAGCAATAAAAAATATGATTGAAGGTGAAGATCATTTGGTTGCAGTACGAGATGAAAATTTAAGTGATAGCGATTTTGATATTGATCTGTTAGGACACAACGGAGCAAGTAATTCAAATTTAGTTGATTTTAAAAAATCAGGAGAAGTCGTATTTATTAATTTTTGGGGAAGTTGGTGTCCTCCATGTGTTGAAGAAATGCCAAGTATCCAAAAATTGTACGAATCGAAAGGACAGAAAGTAAAATTTGTATTAGTGGCTATACAAGATAAACCAAAAACATTCAATGCGTTTTTACAAAAGAATGGATATACCATGCCAGTATACGAACCGACGAGTCCAATCTCTGTAAATATGATGCCTCATGTTTTTCCAACGACATATATCTTAAATAAAAAAGGTGAAATTGTTTTAAAAGAAACAAAAACGAGAGATTGGAATGATGCTGAAATCAACACTTTATTGGAAAAATTAATTAAAGAATAA